One window of Hujiaoplasma nucleasis genomic DNA carries:
- a CDS encoding SPFH domain-containing protein, which translates to MFNPMYFLEVNPVPIIIVVILLLIILVYIGSRIKIVPQATEYVVERMGRYHTTFTAGLHFLVPFIDRIKRTYDARGVVKDYIILKEQVLDFQPQAVITKDNVTMQIDTVVFLQITDSHAYTYGAENPGMLIESLTATTLRNIIGELELDQTLTSRDLINERMRIILDEATDPWGIKINRVEVKNIIPPKEIREAMEKQMRAERERRESILIAEGKKQAAILTAQGEKEAAILEAEGKKEAAIREAEGKAEAILKVQEATARGIEVVKMAGADKAVLTLEAYKAMEKVSQGQATKIIIPSEMQGIVGLASGLVESLKDDPKKTK; encoded by the coding sequence ATGTTTAACCCAATGTATTTTTTAGAAGTAAACCCAGTACCAATTATTATTGTTGTGATTCTATTACTAATTATTTTAGTTTATATAGGATCAAGGATCAAAATCGTTCCTCAAGCAACTGAGTATGTTGTTGAGAGAATGGGTAGATACCACACGACTTTTACTGCAGGGCTACATTTCTTAGTACCATTTATCGATCGTATTAAAAGAACCTATGATGCAAGAGGTGTTGTTAAAGATTATATTATCTTAAAAGAACAAGTTTTAGATTTCCAACCTCAAGCAGTAATTACCAAGGATAACGTTACCATGCAAATTGATACAGTTGTATTCTTACAAATCACCGATTCTCATGCATATACATATGGTGCTGAAAACCCTGGAATGCTTATCGAATCACTAACAGCAACAACTTTACGTAATATCATTGGTGAATTAGAACTTGACCAAACATTAACTTCAAGAGATCTAATCAACGAAAGAATGCGTATTATCTTAGATGAAGCAACCGACCCATGGGGTATTAAAATTAACCGTGTAGAAGTTAAGAACATTATTCCACCTAAAGAAATTCGTGAAGCAATGGAAAAACAAATGCGTGCTGAACGTGAAAGACGTGAATCAATCTTGATTGCTGAAGGTAAAAAACAAGCTGCTATTTTAACCGCACAAGGTGAAAAAGAAGCTGCTATCTTAGAAGCTGAAGGTAAAAAAGAAGCCGCTATTAGAGAAGCTGAAGGTAAAGCTGAAGCTATCCTTAAAGTCCAAGAAGCAACTGCTAGAGGTATTGAAGTTGTTAAAATGGCTGGCGCAGACAAAGCCGTACTTACTTTAGAAGCATACAAAGCTATGGAAAAAGTATCGCAAGGCCAAGCAACTAAGATTATCATTCCTTCAGAAATGCAAGGTATTGTTGGTTTAGCCAGTGGTTTAGTTGAATCATTAAAAGATGATCCAAAGAAAACAAAATAA
- the mnmE gene encoding tRNA uridine-5-carboxymethylaminomethyl(34) synthesis GTPase MnmE, producing the protein MIFDTIAAKTTADGSSAINVIRVSGSDSFNIVNSVFKGPNLLKQKSHTVHYGHIQDKNNIIDEVMVSIYKSPKTFTREDVVEISCHGGNFIADEILKLLIAHGARMAQNGEFTKRAYLNGRLDLTEAESIMDLVNAKSHKQLQLANNQLKGDVKRLVDELQERILNIIANIEVNIDYPEYDDVLEMTNEILIPNIDILLNEIEQIIKESETGKLIRDGIKTVIVGKPNVGKSTLLNTLLKEDRAIVTDISGTTRDLIEADLNLDGVILKLIDTAGIRITKDVIENIGIHKTKKAIESADLILLVLNQSEELKDLDKELLELTKNKERIILGNKMDLGKKINLDNESIINISAKNKEGIEELSKAVKKLFIDEKILNSDRALLSNIRHIGKFKEVKQALLDAKKASINQIPIDFVEIDLRKAWANLGEITGQSSNEDLLDHLFSKFCLGK; encoded by the coding sequence ATGATTTTTGATACCATTGCAGCAAAAACCACAGCTGATGGCTCAAGCGCCATCAATGTTATAAGAGTATCTGGTAGTGATAGTTTTAATATAGTAAATTCAGTTTTTAAAGGACCTAATCTGTTAAAACAAAAGTCGCATACCGTACACTATGGCCATATTCAAGATAAAAACAATATCATTGATGAAGTGATGGTTAGCATCTATAAATCACCTAAGACTTTTACAAGAGAGGATGTTGTTGAAATCTCTTGTCATGGCGGTAATTTCATCGCTGATGAAATTCTTAAGTTGTTAATCGCTCATGGCGCAAGAATGGCTCAAAATGGTGAATTCACTAAAAGAGCTTACTTAAATGGCCGTCTTGATTTAACCGAAGCAGAAAGCATCATGGACTTAGTCAACGCTAAATCTCATAAGCAACTCCAGTTAGCCAATAACCAACTCAAAGGTGATGTAAAGAGACTTGTAGATGAATTGCAAGAAAGAATATTAAATATTATCGCAAATATAGAAGTCAATATTGATTACCCCGAATATGATGATGTGTTAGAGATGACTAATGAGATACTAATCCCTAATATAGACATATTATTAAATGAAATCGAACAGATTATCAAAGAATCGGAAACTGGAAAATTGATTCGAGACGGGATTAAAACTGTTATCGTCGGCAAACCAAATGTTGGTAAATCAACCTTATTAAATACTCTATTAAAAGAGGATAGAGCTATTGTCACTGATATATCAGGAACCACGAGAGATTTAATTGAAGCAGATTTAAATTTAGATGGGGTTATTTTAAAACTCATTGATACAGCCGGAATTAGAATCACTAAAGATGTTATAGAAAACATTGGCATCCACAAAACAAAAAAAGCTATTGAATCCGCTGACTTAATTCTTTTAGTTTTAAATCAATCAGAAGAATTAAAAGATTTAGACAAAGAACTTTTAGAACTTACTAAAAATAAGGAACGTATTATTCTTGGAAATAAAATGGACTTGGGCAAAAAGATTAATTTAGACAATGAATCTATCATTAATATATCCGCCAAAAACAAAGAAGGTATTGAAGAGTTATCTAAAGCTGTAAAAAAACTATTCATTGATGAAAAGATATTAAACAGTGACAGAGCCTTGTTGTCAAACATAAGACACATAGGAAAATTTAAAGAAGTAAAACAAGCTTTGCTTGACGCAAAAAAAGCTTCTATCAATCAAATACCCATTGATTTTGTTGAAATAGATCTTAGAAAAGCATGGGCGAATTTAGGTGAAATCACCGGCCAATCATCCAACGAAGATTTGCTCGATCATTTATTTTCAAAATTTTGTTTAGGAAAATAA
- a CDS encoding tRNA lysidine(34) synthetase, with protein sequence MKTFNVDISKSLNKKFKSKLLAKFIKAIDEYRLIQAGDKICVAMSGGKDSLLLAMLFEEYKRHYRNDVEIVYLMMNSGFKDEFLKNHFSLLDRIGIEQITIDSKVYEIANQMNPQAPCFLCARMRRGFLYSKAKELGCNKLALGHHFDDVIETTLMNIFYAGSFKTMLPKVKSRNYEGLELIRPMYLIKEHDVKKFMDYHQLIVSHKGCLFQERDNETKRQEMKELISKLRKVYKNIDINIFRSAENVNMDAILGYIKDEEKYSYLDFYDEDEQ encoded by the coding sequence ATGAAAACATTTAATGTTGATATATCAAAATCTTTAAATAAAAAATTTAAAAGCAAGTTATTGGCGAAATTTATTAAAGCTATTGATGAATACCGGTTAATACAAGCCGGAGACAAGATTTGTGTGGCAATGAGCGGGGGAAAAGATTCTTTGCTTTTAGCCATGCTTTTCGAAGAATATAAACGTCATTACAGAAATGATGTTGAGATAGTATACCTTATGATGAATTCAGGTTTTAAAGATGAATTTTTAAAAAATCATTTTTCTTTACTAGATCGTATTGGTATTGAACAAATCACCATTGATTCTAAAGTTTATGAAATAGCTAACCAAATGAATCCTCAGGCGCCATGTTTTTTATGTGCTAGAATGAGAAGAGGATTTTTATATTCAAAAGCTAAAGAGTTGGGATGTAATAAGCTTGCGCTCGGTCATCACTTTGATGATGTTATAGAAACAACCTTAATGAATATCTTTTATGCTGGCTCTTTTAAGACGATGTTACCTAAAGTAAAGTCTAGAAATTATGAAGGCCTTGAATTAATTCGACCAATGTACTTAATTAAGGAACATGATGTTAAAAAATTCATGGATTATCACCAACTTATAGTAAGTCATAAAGGTTGTTTGTTTCAAGAAAGAGATAATGAGACCAAACGCCAAGAAATGAAAGAATTAATTTCAAAGTTAAGAAAAGTATATAAAAATATAGATATTAATATTTTCAGATCTGCCGAAAATGTAAATATGGATGCTATATTAGGTTATATTAAAGATGAAGAGAAGTATTCGTATTTAGATTTTTATGATGAAGATGAACAATAA
- the dnaX gene encoding DNA polymerase III subunit gamma/tau has product MSYKALYRIYRPASFDEVAGQKHITQTLKNALKNDRVAHAYLFSGPRGTGKTSIAKIFAKAINCVEAPTDNPCNVCENCLGISNNTISDVIEIDAASNNGVDEIRELRDKVKYLPGYVKYKVYIIDEVHMLSTGAFNALLKTLEEPPQHVIFILCTTEPQKIPATIHSRCQRFDFKSISNADIIDKLFEIAEQEKIQISEEAVKQIASYADGGLRDAISLLDQVYAYSPSTINLDHVNEICGTVSMNKLVEMVSSIIKFEPSKAIQLLSDLLSEGKEIKQITLDLIDFFKNLLVYKNLNHINNYSIYSDYEEFKNFALNIDNHRLFNILDILNQTLNEMSWSGQAKTYLELGFLKMTDQELKHSLEYANQIDALEERVRYLEKELNQVTKFKPLVKETLYKEPKIEEKTIEDKVFINKEIETNDEKEINIISDDFRDSKDDEDSIEVNESVNDNIDDEETLKTLDLKEEIKNDMCTDISNTYDIKFVEEVLNNGDVSDRKYLNDEWYGFERGLDNKDDRYIASLFESGQVVASKKNKIIITFSSATICNKLMTLQNKNLMRNVLYNKFNREIDYMALPTNVFDDITEEFKEMYRKGVKYIQLSQIYCDGLKDVSQMSETTEQEQESKIVSEAKSAFGDLVKIKP; this is encoded by the coding sequence ATGAGTTATAAAGCATTGTATAGGATTTACAGACCAGCAAGTTTTGATGAGGTTGCTGGACAAAAACATATTACTCAAACTTTAAAAAATGCTTTAAAGAATGATCGTGTTGCCCATGCTTATTTATTCAGCGGACCTAGAGGGACCGGAAAAACATCAATCGCAAAAATTTTTGCTAAAGCAATCAATTGTGTTGAAGCGCCAACGGATAACCCGTGTAACGTTTGTGAAAACTGTTTAGGGATTTCAAATAACACTATTTCAGATGTGATTGAAATTGATGCTGCTAGTAATAATGGTGTAGATGAAATTAGAGAGTTAAGAGATAAGGTTAAATATTTACCTGGCTATGTTAAATATAAGGTTTATATCATTGATGAAGTTCATATGTTATCAACAGGAGCTTTTAACGCTTTGTTGAAAACTTTGGAAGAACCACCACAACATGTTATTTTTATCTTGTGTACGACCGAGCCACAAAAAATACCCGCAACTATTCATTCCCGGTGCCAGCGCTTTGATTTTAAATCAATTTCAAATGCTGATATCATTGATAAATTATTTGAAATCGCTGAACAAGAAAAAATCCAAATTTCTGAAGAAGCTGTTAAACAAATTGCTTCATATGCAGACGGCGGCTTGAGAGATGCTATAAGTTTGTTAGATCAAGTTTATGCATATTCTCCTTCAACAATTAATCTAGACCATGTCAATGAAATTTGTGGAACTGTATCTATGAACAAATTGGTTGAAATGGTGAGTTCGATCATTAAATTTGAACCGTCAAAAGCCATACAATTATTAAGTGATTTATTGAGCGAGGGTAAGGAAATCAAACAAATCACTTTAGACTTGATTGATTTTTTTAAAAACCTTTTGGTTTATAAGAATTTAAATCATATTAATAATTATTCTATTTATAGTGATTATGAAGAGTTTAAAAATTTTGCTTTAAATATAGATAATCATCGTCTATTTAATATTTTAGACATATTAAATCAAACACTTAATGAAATGTCTTGGTCTGGACAAGCTAAAACATATTTAGAATTAGGTTTTTTAAAAATGACTGACCAAGAATTAAAACATTCTTTAGAGTACGCGAATCAAATTGATGCTTTAGAAGAAAGAGTGCGCTATTTAGAAAAAGAATTGAATCAAGTAACTAAATTTAAACCGCTTGTTAAAGAAACTCTATATAAAGAACCTAAAATAGAAGAAAAAACTATTGAAGATAAGGTTTTTATAAATAAAGAGATAGAAACTAATGATGAAAAAGAAATCAATATTATCAGTGATGACTTTCGAGATTCTAAGGATGACGAAGACTCTATAGAAGTCAATGAGTCCGTCAATGATAACATCGATGATGAAGAAACATTAAAAACACTTGATTTAAAAGAAGAGATTAAAAACGATATGTGTACAGATATCTCTAATACATATGATATTAAGTTTGTGGAAGAGGTTTTAAATAATGGTGATGTTTCTGATCGTAAATACTTAAATGATGAATGGTATGGTTTTGAAAGAGGATTAGATAATAAGGATGATAGATATATAGCATCTTTGTTTGAATCAGGACAAGTCGTTGCTTCTAAAAAGAATAAAATTATTATTACTTTTTCAAGTGCAACTATTTGTAACAAGTTAATGACACTTCAAAATAAAAACTTGATGAGAAATGTCTTATATAATAAATTTAATCGCGAGATTGATTATATGGCTTTACCTACGAATGTATTTGATGATATTACAGAAGAATTTAAAGAAATGTACCGTAAAGGTGTGAAATATATACAATTATCACAAATTTATTGTGATGGTCTAAAAGATGTATCCCAAATGAGCGAAACTACTGAACAGGAACAAGAATCAAAAATTGTATCAGAAGCAAAAAGCGCGTTTGGAGATTTGGTGAAAATTAAGCCTTAG
- a CDS encoding YbaB/EbfC family nucleoid-associated protein has translation MFNPQMMQNFNKMKEDLKDVQDQVYQSIFYGQSGGSAVKVKIKGNKQVLAVDIDKNKVDVEDFDLIGDMVVAAMNDAIKKADAELQSAIESVTQGMSIPGLF, from the coding sequence ATGTTTAATCCACAAATGATGCAAAATTTTAATAAAATGAAAGAAGATCTAAAAGATGTTCAAGATCAAGTATACCAATCAATTTTCTATGGACAATCTGGTGGTTCTGCAGTTAAAGTAAAAATTAAAGGAAATAAACAGGTCTTAGCTGTTGATATTGATAAAAATAAGGTTGATGTAGAAGATTTTGATTTGATAGGAGATATGGTGGTAGCCGCCATGAATGATGCGATTAAAAAGGCAGATGCTGAGTTACAATCTGCTATTGAGTCTGTCACTCAAGGCATGTCTATCCCTGGGTTATTCTAG
- a CDS encoding RDD family protein, with protein MRAGYLRRALSALIDLSLVILIVYLAFISLGRPILQNRVEHYDVINSNLQEVIDVKNANLESANNEEIEERNNQISVINHLSSIDQRVYDELLYDYYSNMISFYLIGISILLIIIVVALKGITPGRRLMHIELVGNVNTANIIIHDLLLKYIFIIGLIMFNLFYAFIIIPIYFILDLFLIILSKNKTTIRDNLSKITLNYKPKKSIENQF; from the coding sequence ATGAGAGCCGGTTATTTAAGAAGAGCTTTATCAGCTTTAATTGATTTATCATTAGTTATATTAATCGTTTATTTGGCTTTCATTTCATTAGGGAGACCTATTTTACAAAACAGAGTCGAACATTATGATGTTATCAATTCAAATCTACAAGAAGTCATCGATGTTAAAAACGCTAATTTAGAAAGCGCAAATAATGAAGAAATTGAAGAAAGAAATAATCAAATCTCAGTTATCAATCACTTATCTTCTATAGATCAAAGAGTTTATGATGAACTCTTATACGATTATTATAGTAATATGATTTCCTTTTACCTTATAGGTATATCTATCTTGCTAATCATTATTGTTGTAGCTTTAAAAGGTATAACACCTGGTAGAAGATTGATGCATATCGAACTCGTTGGTAACGTCAACACAGCTAACATCATCATTCATGATTTATTACTAAAATATATATTTATTATAGGTTTGATTATGTTTAACTTATTCTATGCATTTATTATTATTCCTATTTATTTCATTTTAGATTTATTCTTAATTATTTTAAGTAAAAACAAAACAACAATTCGAGATAATTTATCAAAAATTACTCTGAATTATAAACCAAAAAAGTCAATTGAAAATCAATTTTAA
- a CDS encoding lamin tail domain-containing protein → MKNKFILSLVFVMGLFVFISCTGDSSTLEPTESTTLEQTTEEITSDLTTEEPTEAPTQEPTTEEPTTVEITTEEPTTEEPTTIASVVLPDLNGLSENEIIDSFNALSLSYNFIYESDLDEEEGTFIRYGSSFEEGQSVFVNETIEVVLSTQTIYLPDLTGLKDIDIDRYLMRRGITNYDIEIITDNSVEDQTFAGYKDHQIGDIVSPDEEFIIYVGYNSAQLPDLDGKIKRQISSELSALMINYTFSYVLDDDYPEDTFAYYVDHQAGDYYDEVSTIEVVLYKNSFTDDETSLMISKYIDSDTDTGLEIYNATDTTIDLSNYHIAIFEYGSYEVTHRVDLDGQLLANETYLIVAKSSTASLQRYADLRSDDLIFDGNDTIQLRVNQNNTYIDTIYQVGDRTSLMDNEIFVRRSTIESGSRIFNIFDWQSFVPGYFEILGEHPISNELQLTMDQFTISEMLGYGFYAEESGLVSVTLGHISDGDTVAFSPGFDGDQRVRFLGNDTTETRPVIGQDEYGNNIYGDPEPWSLEAKAYTTTILQYAANNNKKIYLQSDPDLGTQDNYSRHLGLVWVDLGTDILSIDILNSSGELVYTEYLTGMVLVNYQLVKNGFSRDEYNTTSRLIVNNRYMYRWFDEAEKFAKDNNLGFWE, encoded by the coding sequence ATGAAGAATAAATTTATTTTATCTCTTGTTTTTGTCATGGGATTATTTGTTTTCATCTCATGTACTGGAGATTCAAGTACTTTAGAACCTACTGAATCTACGACTTTGGAGCAGACAACTGAAGAAATAACATCAGATTTAACGACTGAAGAACCTACAGAAGCTCCAACTCAAGAACCAACCACAGAAGAACCAACGACAGTGGAAATCACAACTGAAGAACCTACAACAGAAGAACCGACAACAATTGCTTCTGTTGTTTTGCCCGATTTAAATGGTTTAAGTGAAAATGAAATCATTGATTCGTTTAATGCCTTATCTTTATCTTATAACTTTATTTATGAAAGTGATTTAGATGAAGAAGAAGGTACTTTTATTAGATATGGTTCATCTTTTGAAGAAGGACAAAGTGTTTTTGTTAATGAAACAATTGAAGTTGTTTTATCAACCCAAACTATATATTTACCAGATTTAACTGGCTTAAAGGATATCGATATTGATAGATACTTAATGAGAAGAGGAATCACAAATTATGATATTGAAATTATTACTGACAATAGCGTGGAAGACCAAACTTTTGCTGGTTATAAGGATCATCAAATAGGAGATATTGTTTCGCCAGATGAAGAGTTTATAATTTATGTTGGTTATAATTCTGCTCAATTACCTGACTTAGATGGGAAAATTAAAAGACAAATTTCTAGTGAATTATCTGCTTTAATGATTAATTATACTTTCTCATATGTTTTGGATGATGATTATCCTGAAGATACTTTTGCTTATTATGTTGATCATCAAGCTGGAGATTATTATGACGAAGTATCTACTATCGAAGTTGTTTTATATAAGAACAGTTTTACTGATGATGAAACTTCATTAATGATTTCTAAATATATTGATAGTGACACTGATACTGGTTTAGAAATTTATAATGCTACTGATACTACTATTGACTTATCAAATTATCATATCGCTATTTTTGAATACGGTTCATATGAAGTCACCCATAGGGTAGACCTAGATGGGCAATTACTTGCCAACGAAACTTATTTAATAGTTGCGAAAAGTTCAACCGCTTCTTTACAAAGATATGCTGATTTAAGATCAGATGATTTGATTTTTGATGGAAATGATACCATTCAATTAAGAGTCAACCAAAATAACACCTATATTGATACCATTTATCAAGTTGGTGATAGAACATCTTTAATGGACAATGAAATTTTCGTTAGAAGAAGTACTATCGAATCAGGAAGTCGAATATTTAATATTTTTGATTGGCAAAGTTTTGTTCCAGGATATTTTGAAATCCTTGGTGAACACCCTATTTCTAATGAGTTACAGTTAACGATGGATCAGTTCACTATTTCAGAAATGTTAGGGTATGGTTTTTACGCTGAAGAGTCTGGATTAGTTTCAGTGACTTTAGGTCATATTAGTGACGGAGATACTGTTGCTTTTTCTCCAGGTTTTGATGGAGATCAAAGAGTAAGGTTTTTAGGAAATGATACTACTGAAACTAGACCTGTTATTGGTCAAGACGAGTATGGCAATAATATTTATGGAGATCCTGAACCTTGGTCTTTAGAGGCGAAAGCCTATACAACAACAATTTTGCAATATGCAGCAAACAATAATAAAAAAATCTATTTACAAAGCGATCCTGACTTAGGAACACAAGATAATTATTCAAGACATCTAGGTTTAGTTTGGGTTGATTTAGGAACTGATATATTATCTATAGATATCTTAAATAGTAGTGGAGAATTAGTATATACTGAATATTTAACCGGTATGGTTTTAGTGAATTATCAATTGGTTAAAAACGGATTTAGTAGAGATGAATATAATACAACTTCTAGATTAATTGTTAACAATAGATATATGTATAGATGGTTTGATGAAGCAGAAAAATTTGCTAAAGATAATAATTTAGGGTTCTGGGAATGA
- the asnS gene encoding asparagine--tRNA ligase: MDIDIKKLYEIYDSLADKEVIVKGWLKNNRAQKEFGFIDLNDGTSFKSIQVVYEEGKLDNFKDVSKYNVGSAITVIGQVVLTPKMKQAFEIKAREVILEGESSEDYPIQPKRHSREFLRENAHFRPRTNLFNAVFRVRSVVSFAIHKFFQERNFVYLHAPIITASDAEGAGEMFQVTTLGKEKPEEGYKNDFFGKKANLSVSGQLQAEAYALAFKNVYTFGPTFRAEKSNTSRHASEFWMIEPEIAFSDLNDDMQLAEDMVKYIIKDLFDLCPDELQFFNQFVEKGLIDKLKNVLNSTFKRITHKEATDILLENNDQFTFKAEVGQDLATEHEKFLTKYFNGPVFVIDWPKDIKAFYMRLNDDGQTVAAMDLLVPGAGELIGGSQREERLEYLEKRMEEMNVHDEDLWWYKELRKYGGNKHAGYGLGLERMIMYVTGVDNIRDVIPFPRTPKNCDF, encoded by the coding sequence ATGGATATAGATATTAAAAAATTATATGAGATATATGATTCTTTAGCCGATAAAGAAGTCATAGTCAAAGGTTGGCTAAAAAATAATAGAGCCCAAAAAGAATTTGGTTTTATTGACTTAAATGATGGTACGTCTTTTAAGTCGATTCAAGTAGTATATGAAGAAGGAAAATTAGATAACTTTAAAGATGTTTCAAAATATAATGTTGGATCAGCTATCACTGTGATTGGACAAGTTGTTTTAACACCAAAAATGAAACAAGCATTTGAAATAAAAGCAAGAGAAGTTATTCTTGAAGGTGAATCCTCTGAGGATTATCCTATCCAACCAAAAAGACACTCAAGAGAGTTTTTAAGAGAGAATGCACATTTTAGACCAAGAACAAACCTCTTCAACGCTGTCTTTAGAGTAAGGTCTGTGGTTTCTTTTGCTATACATAAGTTTTTTCAAGAAAGAAACTTTGTATATTTACATGCTCCAATCATCACTGCCAGTGATGCAGAAGGGGCAGGAGAAATGTTCCAAGTAACCACTTTAGGAAAGGAAAAACCTGAAGAAGGCTATAAAAATGATTTTTTTGGAAAGAAAGCAAATTTATCTGTTTCTGGGCAATTACAAGCAGAAGCCTATGCTTTAGCTTTTAAGAATGTTTATACTTTTGGGCCAACCTTTAGAGCTGAAAAATCAAATACATCTAGACATGCATCTGAGTTTTGGATGATAGAACCTGAAATCGCTTTTTCTGATTTGAATGATGATATGCAATTAGCAGAAGACATGGTTAAGTATATCATTAAAGATTTGTTTGACTTATGCCCAGATGAATTACAGTTCTTTAATCAGTTCGTTGAAAAAGGTTTGATTGATAAATTAAAGAATGTTTTAAATTCAACATTTAAAAGAATTACCCATAAAGAAGCAACTGATATTTTACTTGAGAATAACGATCAATTTACATTTAAAGCTGAAGTTGGCCAAGATTTAGCGACAGAACATGAAAAATTCCTTACAAAATATTTTAATGGACCTGTTTTTGTTATTGACTGGCCAAAAGATATTAAAGCTTTTTATATGAGATTAAATGACGATGGACAAACTGTTGCTGCTATGGATTTATTGGTCCCTGGTGCTGGTGAGTTGATTGGTGGATCTCAAAGAGAAGAGAGACTAGAGTATTTAGAAAAACGTATGGAAGAAATGAATGTCCACGATGAAGATTTATGGTGGTATAAAGAGTTAAGAAAATATGGCGGAAACAAACATGCTGGCTATGGTTTAGGATTAGAACGTATGATAATGTATGTGACTGGAGTCGATAATATTAGAGATGTTATTCCGTTTCCTAGAACACCAAAAAATTGCGATTTTTAG
- the recR gene encoding recombination mediator RecR produces MNFPKSIENLITEFMKYPGVGRKTAERFVFHTINKLDKEEVKTMVQAFIDLKDNIKHCQVCHNLTDDDVCHICKDEHRDSSIILVVENAKDVFSIEETSQYKGLYHVLNGVLSPADGIGPDDLFLKDLWDRVSKDKVKEIIIATSSTQEGETTALYIKRVLENTDLIISRIGYGVPVGLNLEYADQLTLSKAIENRKKI; encoded by the coding sequence ATGAACTTTCCAAAATCAATTGAAAATTTAATTACAGAGTTTATGAAGTATCCTGGTGTTGGCAGAAAAACAGCAGAAAGATTTGTTTTTCATACCATCAATAAACTAGACAAAGAAGAAGTTAAAACCATGGTTCAAGCTTTTATAGATTTAAAAGACAATATCAAGCATTGTCAAGTATGCCATAATTTGACGGATGATGATGTCTGTCATATATGTAAAGATGAACATAGAGATTCTTCAATCATTTTGGTTGTTGAAAATGCTAAGGATGTTTTTTCTATAGAAGAAACATCACAATATAAAGGTTTGTATCATGTGTTAAACGGAGTTTTGTCTCCAGCTGATGGTATAGGACCTGATGACTTGTTTTTAAAAGATTTATGGGATAGGGTTAGTAAAGATAAAGTTAAGGAAATTATCATCGCTACTTCATCGACTCAAGAAGGCGAAACAACAGCTTTATATATAAAAAGAGTATTAGAAAATACTGATTTGATTATATCGAGAATAGGTTATGGTGTACCTGTCGGATTGAATTTAGAATATGCAGATCAACTCACTTTATCGAAAGCTATCGAAAATAGAAAAAAAATATAA
- a CDS encoding NfeD family protein has protein sequence MVLNIFTENYMIFIWFAIIIVAFFIEIETMDLSSIWFAAGAFIALIVSIFTESIWIQVIVFIVTSTLLLLSLRPIFKKYMNRNEIRTNASALIDQEAICIKPIIDNERGEVKIQGKKWTAISNENIYENERVIVLAISGVKLVVKRKK, from the coding sequence ATGGTACTTAATATTTTTACAGAAAATTATATGATTTTCATTTGGTTCGCAATTATCATTGTTGCTTTTTTCATTGAAATTGAAACCATGGATTTATCAAGTATTTGGTTTGCGGCTGGCGCATTTATTGCGTTAATTGTTTCTATTTTTACAGAAAGTATTTGGATTCAAGTCATTGTATTTATTGTGACTTCAACATTATTGTTATTAAGTTTGCGACCTATATTTAAAAAATATATGAATCGAAATGAAATAAGAACCAACGCTTCTGCTTTAATAGATCAAGAAGCTATTTGTATAAAACCAATCATCGATAACGAACGTGGTGAAGTAAAAATTCAAGGAAAAAAATGGACCGCTATTTCAAATGAAAATATTTATGAAAATGAACGCGTCATTGTACTAGCTATTAGTGGCGTAAAACTTGTAGTAAAGAGAAAAAAATGA